One Prunus dulcis chromosome 8, ALMONDv2, whole genome shotgun sequence DNA window includes the following coding sequences:
- the LOC117637770 gene encoding pentatricopeptide repeat-containing protein At3g09040, mitochondrial: MRLRPPSKTLHSFHQEHSLSTIPSKSIYPDGAPGPLYTHLLQICIQQCKNIKTHKVFDEMPERLLAQASRTCKTVHAQSLKFGVGSKGFLGNAIVGFYAKCGNVGFAEKAFNCLENKDVFAWNSVLSMYSSKGLLEQVINSFGSMWNCRVLPNEFTFAMVLSACSRLVDIKYGRQVHCGVIKMGFELSSFCEGALIDMYAKCSCLSDARRIFDGVMELDTVAWTAMISGYIQVGLLEEALKVFKGMQRVGGFLDQVAFVTAINACVGLGRLGDACELFSQMPSPNVVAWNVMISGHAKRGYEEEAVNFFLRMRKAGEKPSRSTLGSVLSAIASLAALDSGLLVHAMAIKQGLDSNFYVGSSLINMYAKCEKIDAAKKTFDYLSEKNVVLWNTVLGGYAQNGHACEVIDLFSNMKECGLHPDEFTYTSILSACASLEYLEMGCQLHSHIIKNQFASNLYVGNALVDMYAKSGALKEARKQFELIKNRDNISWNAIIVGYVQEEDEDEAFNMFRRMNSHGIMPDEVSLASILSACANVQALEMGKQVHCLSVKNGLETSLYSGSSLIDMYSKCGVIGDAHKALYYMPHRSVVSMNALIAGFAHTNLEEAVNLFREIHEVGLNPTEITFSSLLDACSGPVMLTLGRQIHCIVLKKGLLYDGDFLGVSLLGMYINSQSKIDATILFSEFPKPKSKVLWTAMISGLSQNDCSDEALQLYQEMRSDNALPDQATFASVLRACAVMSSLKNGREIHSLIFHTGFDLDELTCSALVDMYAKCGDVRSSVKVFEEMGAKNGVISWNSMIVGFAKNGYAECALKIFDEMRQSLVLPDDVTFLGVLTACSHAGKVTEGRQIYDSMVNEYNIQPRFDHVACMVDLLGRWGFLKEAEEFIDKLGFDPNAMIWATLLGACRLHGDDIRGQRAAEKLIQLEPQNSSPYVLLSNIHAASGNWNEASSLRRAMKEKGVTKVPGCSWIVVGQRTNLFVAGDKSHPNAGEIIATLKYLTAIMKEEGYVDDTYSFLDEEE, translated from the coding sequence ATGCGCCTCAGACCTCCCTCCAAAACCCTGCACTCCTTCCACCAAGAGCATAGCCTCTCAACGATTCCATCCAAATCAATCTACCCAGATGGAGCCCCTGGGCCCCTTTACACCCATCTCTTGCAAATCTGTATACAGCAGTGCAAGAATATCAAAACCCACAAAGTGTTCGATGAAATGCCTGAAAGGCTGCTGGCTCAAGCTTCAAGAACCTGCAAGACTGTCCATGCCCAGAGCTTGAAATTTGGAGTTGGGTCCAAAGGGTTTCTAGGAAATGCCATTGTTGGGTTTTATGCCAAGTGTGGTAACGTGGGCTTTGCCGAGAAGGCATTTAACTGCCTTGAAAACAAGGATGTGTTTGCTTGGAACTCAGTTTTGTCAATGTATTCAAGTAAGGGATTGTTGGAACAGGTTATTAACTCATTTGGTTCCATGTGGAATTGCAGGGTTTTACCAAATGAATTCACTTTCGCGATGGTTTTGTCTGCTTGTTCAAGATTGGTGGATATTAAGTATGGTAGACAAGTTCATTGTGGTGTTATTAAGATGGGGTTTGAGTTGAGTTCATTTTGTGAAGGTGCACTTATTGATATGTATGCCAAGTGCAGTTGTTTAAGTGATGCTCGACGGATATTTGATGGAGTGATGGAGTTGGATACGGTTGCTTGGACAGCAATGATTTCAGGGTATATTCAAGTTGGTTTGCTTGAGGAGGCACTTAAAGTATTCAAGGGGATGCAGAGAGTTGGTGGTTTTCTGGACCAGGTGGCATTTGTGACTGCCATAAATGCATGCGTTGGTCTAGGAAGACTAGGTGATGCATGTGAATTGTTTTCCCAGATGCCCAGTCCAAATGTTGTAGCATGGAATGTGATGATTTCTGGGCATGCCAAGAGAGGCTATGAGGAGGAAGCGGTTAACTTTTTCCTGAGAATGAGGAAAGCTGGTGAAAAACCGTCAAGATCCACACTAGGAAGTGTTTTAAGCGCAATTGCTAGTTTAGCTGCTCTAGACTCTGGCTTGCTAGTTCATGCTATGGCAATAAAACAAGGGTTAGATTCTAACTTTTATGTTGGCAGTTCATTAATCAATATGTATGCCAAATGTGAGAAAATTGATGCTGCAAAGAAAACATTTGATTATCTATCAGAGAAAAATGTTGTCTTGTGGAATACGGTGCTTGGGGGTTATGCACAGAATGGGCATGCCTGTGAAGTCATAGATTTGTTTTCCAATATGAAGGAATGTGGTCTTCACCCTGATGAATTTACCTATACTAGCATTCTTAGTGCCTGTGCTTCCTTGGAATATCTAGAAATGGGTTGCCAGTTACATTCACATATCATCAAGAACCAATTTGCATCAAATTTATATGTGGGAAATGCATTGGTTGATATGTATGCTAAATCAGGGGCTCTGAAGGAAGCAAGGAAACAATTTGAGCTCATAAAAAATAGAGACAATATTTCTTGGAATGCAATTATAGTTGGGTATGTACAGGAAGAAGACGAGGATGAGGCTTTTAATATGTTCCGAAGAATGAATTCACATGGAATTATGCCTGATGAAGTGTCCTTGGCCAGTATACTAAGTGCTTGTGCAAATGTTCAAGCACTGGAGATGGGAAAACAAGTCCATTGTCTCTCAGTTAAAAATGGTCTGGAAACGAGCCTTTATTCTGGGAGCTCCCTTATTGACATGTATTCCAAATGTGGGGTCATTGGGGATGCGCATAAAGCTCTTTATTATATGCCCCACCGGAGTGTGGTCTCCATGAATGCTCTAATTGCTGGGTTTGCTCATACCAACTTGGAAGAAGCAGTGAACTTGTTTCGTGAGATACATGAAGTAGGATTGAACCCGACTGAAATAACTTTTTCAAGCCTTTTAGATGCTTGTAGTGGACCTGTAATGTTAACACTGGGAAGGCAAATCCACTGCATAGTACTAAAGAAAGGGCTTTTGTATGATGGCGACTTCTTGGGTGTCTCTCTCTTGGGTATGTACATAAATTCCCAAAGCAAAATAGATGCAACCATTCTTTTCTCAGAGTTCCCAAAGCCAAAAAGCAAAGTATTATGGACCGCTATGATTTCAGGACTCAGTCAAAATGATTGTAGCGATGAAGCGCTACAGTTGTATCAAGAAATGCGTAGTGATAATGCCCTACCCGACCAAGCAACATTTGCTAGTGTTCTTCGAGCATGTGCTGTCATGTCTTCTTTGAAAAATGGTAGAGAGATCCATTCCCTCATTTTTCATACTGGTTTTGATCTGGATGAGTTAACATGTAGTGCCCTCGTAGACATGTATGCTAAATGTGGGGATGTGAGAAGTTCTGTGAAAGTTTTTGAAGAAATGGGTGCTAAAAATGGTGTCATTTCTTGGAACTCAATGATAGTTGGATTTGCTAAAAATGGTTATGCAGAATGTGCATTGAAGATCTTTGATGAGATGAGACAATCTCTTGTTTTGCCTGACGACGTCACATTCCTCGGTGTTCTCACTGCATGTAGTCATGCAGGGAAGGTAACTGAAGGCCGTCAGATATATGATTCTATGGTTAATGAGTATAATATCCAACCCAGGTTTGATCATGTTGCCTGCATGGTTGATCTTCTAGGCCGATGGGGATTCCTTAAAGAAGCAGAGGAATTTATTGACAAACTAGGTTTTGATCCAAATGCTATGATTTGGGCTACATTACTTGGTGCTTGCAGATTACATGGAGATGACATAAGGGGACAACGTGCGGCTGAGAAACTAATTCAGTTAGAACCGCAAAATTCTTCACCATATGTCTTGCTTTCTAATATACATGCTGCATCAGGAAACTGGAATGAGGCTAGCTCTTTGAGGAGagcaatgaaagaaaaaggagtgACAAAGGTTCCCGGATGTAGTTGGATTGTGGTGGGACAAAGAACAAATTTGTTTGTTGCAGGTGATAAGTCTCATCCAAATGCTGGTGAAATCATTGCAACTTTAAAGTATTTGACAGCAATCATGAAAGAAGAGGGCTATGTTGATGACACATATTCTTTCTTGGATGAAGAAGAGTGA